The Sagittula stellata E-37 sequence GCCCCGCCACCAGCGCGCAGGCCACCGCCACCACGGTGATGTCCAGATGCTGCAGGATCAGCAGCCCGCCCCAGGGCTCCAGCACCGTGTCGCCGGTGGGGATGCTCAGCTCCTCGGTGATCATCACCTTGTTTTCGCCGCCAAATATGATCTCGCCGAAGCCGATCAGGAACAGCGTGATGCCGATGGTCGCCATGAAGAGGATGATGTCAGGCTGCCCCACCAGCGGCCGCAGCACGACCCGCTCGATGGTCACAGCAAGGACGAACATCACCCCCAGCGTCAGCGCCACCGCGATCCAGGCCGGCACCCCGAAGGCATGCAACCCGACCAGCGTCAGCGCGGCAAAGACCACCATGATCCCCTGCGCGAAATTGAAGATCCGGCTGGAGCGGAAAATCAGCACGAACCCCAGCGCGATCAACGCGTAGAGCACGCCCGAAACCAACCCCTCCCAAAGCACCTGCAACAGGAAGTCCGGCGCGTCGATCATGTCCGCGAACGGCTTGATGAAGATGTCGTTCAGCATGTCATTCCCCCTCGCAGGTCTTTACGCCTGTCATGCGCAAAACCTTCATCTCTGCCATGTTGGCCGGGTCGTGGACCGTGACGACCTCCTGAATCGGGCCGTCGCACCGGGTCAGGAAGACCATCGACGGCTCGACCTCGGGATCGAAGCCATTGCGCGCGCCCCAGTCGCGCATGGTCTCCCGGATGGTTTCCCGTCCCTCGGGATCGGGCCCCGGCATGGTGATGTCGCAAAAGACATTGCGGAACCCGGTGGCTTTGACGATCGCCGTATCATACAGGAAGTAGATGATCGGCTGGTCTTCGGAGGTCGGAACACCCCCGTCCGGCAGGATGGCCCGTTCCGCCAGGACGCTCCCGTCATCCTTCGGGGCTTCACGGTACAGCCCGTCCGTTCCCAGAAGCGTCGGATCCTCCGCCCGTGCCACCGACAGGCAGGTTTCCAGCACATCGACCCAGACCTCAGGGGCCACCGCCCGGTCGGATTGCGCAAAGGCCCCGGTCCCGCAGACCGCTGCCACCAGACACAGTGCAACTCGTTCCATCAATGCGCCACTCCCAGATAAGCGTCGATCACGTCCTGATTACCGCGCACCTCGTCGGGCGTGCCGTCGCCGATCTTGCGCCCGTAATCCATCACCACGACCCGGTCGGAGAGGTCCATGACCACCCCCATGTCGTGTTCGATCAGCGCAATCGTCGTCCCGAACTCGTCGTTCACGTCGAGGATGAAGCGGCTCATGTCCTCCTTCTCCTCGACGTTCATGCCCGCCATCGGCTCGTCCAGCAGCAGGATCGAGGGCTCTGCGGCCAGCGCGCGCGCCAGCTCCACCCGCTTCTTCAGACCGTAAGGCAGACGCCCCACCGGGGTCTTGCGGATCGCCTGGATCTCCAGGAAGTCGATCACCTTCTCCACCACCTCGCGGTTGGCCATCTCCTCGTCTCGGGCCTTGCCCCACCACAGCGCCTGCGCCGCGATCCCGGCCTTCATGTGCGTCAGCCGCCCGGTCATCACGTTGTCGAGCACGCTCATCCCCTCGAACAGGGCGATGTTCTGGAAGGTCCGCGCCACCCCCATCCGCGCCACCTCGTAAGGCTTCATGGGCGGGCGCTTGGTCCCTTTGTACCAGACCTCTCCCATGGTCGGCGTGTAAAACCCCGAGATGATGTTGAGCATCGACGACTTGCCCGCCCCGTTCGGCCCGATGATCGCCCGGATCTCGCCCTCGCGGATGTCGAAGGAAATGCCCGAGATCGCCGTCACCCCGCCGAACTTCAGCGTGATGTTCCGCATCTCCATCAACGTCCCGCCGATCTGCCGCCCGTCCGCGGTGGTGTAGCCTTCGGTCTGATCGAGCATCATGCACCTCCTTTTGTTCTGTGGAGAATGGAACCCTCGGCAGAAAACGATCCACCGCCTCGAACTCCTCTGCATGCGCGTTCTCTCATCGCGCGTTTGCTTGTTCTGGTCATCCAAAACCGGGTGTTTCGAACATGCCGACCGATCAAACCGACCTCTTCTGTGGCGGTGCAATCCGCATCGCGAAATCGGAGAAAATCCCTGCCAACCGGGCATTCACAAAGGTCTGTGAACTGAACGGACTTGATCCGGGCTACGTACCGCTCCGGCTCGGAATTCTCATCCAGGCCGTTTACGATAAGCGCTGACCGCAAACCTGCGGGATGGTGGGCGGGGCGATCCGCGCAGCGGGAGCGTCCGGCCATCATTCCGCCGCCATCGCCTTGGGCGTCACCGGCACCACCTTCGCGTCGACCACCTTCAGTGTCGCCTTGATCCGGCCCTTCCGGCCGTCCTCGTAGGTCACCTCGGTTTCCGTGTAGATACTGTCCGATCCGTCGTACAAGGCGGTCACCAGATCGTCGTATTTCTCCGAGATGATCTTGCGCTTCACCTTCCGGGTCCGCGTCATCTCGCCGTCGTCGGCGTCCAGTTCCTTGTGCAGGATCAGGAAGCGGTGGATCTGGCACCCCGACAGCATCTCGTCCTCCGCGACAGAGGCATTCACCTCCTCGACATGGGCGCGCACCGTCTCGATGACCTGCGGGTGCTGCGCCAGTTCCTGGTAGGAGGCATAGGCGATGTTGTTGCGCTCCGCCCAGTTGCCCACCGCCGAGAGGTCGATGTTGATGAAGGCGCAGCAGCGGTCGCGGCCCGCCCCGAACACTACGGCCTCCAGGATGTTGGGATAGAACTTCAGCTTGTTCTCGACGTACTTCGGCGCAAAGAGCGCGCCGGAGGCCATCTGCCCCACGTCCTTCGCCCGGTCGATGATCCGCAGGTGACCCGTCGCCTCTTCGAAGAACCCCGCGTCCCCCGTCGCCACCCAGCCCTCCGGGTCCTTGGTCGAAGCGGTGCTTTCGGGGTTCTTGTAATACTCCACGAAGGTCCCCGGCGAGCGGTAGAAGACCTCGCCGTTCTCGGCGATGCGGATCTCCACCCCCGGCGCCGGCACCCCCACCGTGTCCGAGCGCACCTCGCCGTCCGGTTGCACGGTGATGAAGACCGACGCCTCCGTCTGCCCGTAAAGCTGCTTCAGGTTGATCCCCAGCGAGCGGTAGAAATCGAAGATCTCCGGCCCGATGGCCTCGCCCGCGGTATAGCCCACCCGCACCTTCGAAAATCCCATGGAATCCTTCAGCGGCCCGTAGACCAGGACTTCGCCCAGCCGGTATCTCAGCCGGTCCAGCGGCCCGACGGACTTCCCGTCGAGGATGCGCGGCCCGACCTTCCGCGCGTGCGCCATGTACCGGTCGAACATCCGCTTCTTCAGCGGACTGGCGTCCTCCATCCGGATCATGATCCGCGTCAGCAGCGTCTCGAACACCCGCGGCGGGGCGAAATAGTAGGTCGGCCCGATTTCCTTGAGGTCGGTCTGCAGCGTCTCCGCGCTTTCCGGGCAGTTCACGCAGAAACCCTTCCAGTAGGCCTGACCGATGGAAAAGATGAAATCGCCCACCCAGGCCATCGGCAGGTAGGCCAGCACCTCGTCGTCGCGCTTGAGGTGGTCGAACTCCGCCGAAGACCGCGCCGCCTCAATGATGTTGCGGTTCGACAGCACCACGCCCTTCGGCTTGCCCGTCGTCCCGGAGGTATAGAGCATCACGCAGGTGTCGTCGTAGCCCAGCGCCCCGCGCCGCCGGTCCAGCTCTCCGATCAGCTCGTCGCGGGCCGCGCGGCCCTGGTCCTGGACGTGGGCGTAGTCGTGCAGCCGCGTGTGGTCGTACTTCCGCAGGCCGCGCGGGTCGACATAGATCATGTGCTCGAACTGGTGCAGGCTCTCCTGCACCTCGATCACCTTGTCGACCTGCTCCTGATCGGCGACCACGACAAAGCGCGCGCCGCAGTGCGACAGCACGTACTCCATCTCCTCGGCGACCGCGTCCTGGTACAGCGGCACCGGCACGGCGCCGCACATCTGCGCCGCCACCATCGCCCAGTAGAGCGTCGGACGATTGCGCCCGATCACCGCCACGTAGTCGCCCGGCGCCACCCCGAGGTTCAGCAGACCCAGCGCGAAGGCCTCGATCTCGGCCTCGGCCTCGGCCCAGGTCCAGCTCTGCCAGATCCCGTATTCCTTTTCGCGGTAGGCCGGCGCGCCCGCGAATTCCGTGGCGTTCCGGCGCAGAAGCGCAGGCACGGAGCGCAGGCCTTCGATGCCCTCGACGAGTGCAGCCAAGTGTTTCCTCCCCGGACGCCTGTTCCGGCGCCCCTCCCTTATGGTGGCCCTTCGGGACCTCGATCGCGTTCATCACGATTCTGCGGTCAATTAGGGCGGCTCTCAGGCTCGCGGTCAACTTTTTCCTGAGGTTTTCCAGAATGTAACCAATTCTTACAGAGCGCCGCGCGGGGTGGGCTTCACCGGCCCCGGGACGGGATGGCCGGGGTGGGCGGGCCGATTTTCGAAGAAAGAGGTACGCCTGCCCCGAACCCTTGCCCCTAACCCTTGCTCCGAACCGTCGCCCCAACCGTCAGCCAAGCCCTATCGACCGCGCGCCTGCCCGCGACTAGGCTCCGGCCATGACCACACGCGCCGACACCGCCGCCTTCACCCTCGCCGGGCTGAACCTGATCCAGCAGGCGCTGTCGATCTTCGACCGCGACCTGCGCCTCGTGCTGATCAACCGCCCCATGCAGGCGATGTTCGACCTGCCCGACACGCTCTGCGCCCCCGGCACCACCTTCGAGGCGGTGATCCGCCACCTCGCCACCTCCGGCGAATACGGCCCCATCGACGATCTGGAGACTTTCATCGAGGCCCGTGTCACCCTCGCCCGGACGTTCGAGCCGCACTACATGGAACGCCAGCGCGCCAACGGCCGCACGATCTCCGTGGAAGGCGCGCCGCTGCCGCAGGGCGGCTGGGTCACCGTCTACACCGACATCACCGCGATCCGACAGCAGGAGGAACTGCTCCGCAGCCGCTCCGAGTCGCTCTCCGAAGAAGTCCTCCAGCGGTCCGAAGAACTGGCCCGCACCAACCGCCAGCTCGCCGCCACCATCACCGCGCTCGAAGAAACCCGCCGCCAGCTGATGGAGACGGAGGCCCGCACCCGCACCACGACCGAGATGATGCCCGCCCACATCGCCCGCGTCGACGCCACCGGGCGCTACACCTTCTCCAACAACCGGCTGGCGGACGTGATGCCCGGGCGGCCCGCGTCGATCGTCGGGCTGCACATCTCCGACACGCTGGGGCCAGAGGCCTACGCCCGCGTGCAGCCGCACCTCGACGCCGCCTTTTCCGGGCGCGCCTCCACTTTCGAGTTCAGCGACGAGGCCTCCTCCCGCCGCATCCGTGCCGCCTTTACCCCCGACCCGCTGGAACCGGGCGTCTACATCCTCTCGCAGGACGTGACGGAGGAAACGCAGGCCCGCGCCGCGCTCCAGCAAACCCGGCGGCGCGAGATCGCGGCACAGCTCACATCCGGCCTGGCGCATGACTTCTCCAACCTCCTGACGATCATCCTCGGCCAGCAGGCGAAACTCGCCCGCCTCGACCTGCCCGGCGAGGCGCCGGCCTGCGTCACCGCCACGCTGCAGGCGGCGCGGCGCGGCG is a genomic window containing:
- a CDS encoding branched-chain amino acid ABC transporter permease, with product MLNDIFIKPFADMIDAPDFLLQVLWEGLVSGVLYALIALGFVLIFRSSRIFNFAQGIMVVFAALTLVGLHAFGVPAWIAVALTLGVMFVLAVTIERVVLRPLVGQPDIILFMATIGITLFLIGFGEIIFGGENKVMITEELSIPTGDTVLEPWGGLLILQHLDITVVAVACALVAGLLAFLNYTRMGRAIRALGDDHQAALSVGISLQTVWVLVWFIAGIIALVTGIAWGARAGVSFALEVIAYKALPVLMLGGLESITGAIIGGLMIGLLEKLFEIYWGQPLLGGNTETWFAFVLALIVLLFRPQGLFGERIIERV
- a CDS encoding ABC transporter ATP-binding protein encodes the protein MLDQTEGYTTADGRQIGGTLMEMRNITLKFGGVTAISGISFDIREGEIRAIIGPNGAGKSSMLNIISGFYTPTMGEVWYKGTKRPPMKPYEVARMGVARTFQNIALFEGMSVLDNVMTGRLTHMKAGIAAQALWWGKARDEEMANREVVEKVIDFLEIQAIRKTPVGRLPYGLKKRVELARALAAEPSILLLDEPMAGMNVEEKEDMSRFILDVNDEFGTTIALIEHDMGVVMDLSDRVVVMDYGRKIGDGTPDEVRGNQDVIDAYLGVAH
- a CDS encoding AMP-binding protein — encoded protein: MAALVEGIEGLRSVPALLRRNATEFAGAPAYREKEYGIWQSWTWAEAEAEIEAFALGLLNLGVAPGDYVAVIGRNRPTLYWAMVAAQMCGAVPVPLYQDAVAEEMEYVLSHCGARFVVVADQEQVDKVIEVQESLHQFEHMIYVDPRGLRKYDHTRLHDYAHVQDQGRAARDELIGELDRRRGALGYDDTCVMLYTSGTTGKPKGVVLSNRNIIEAARSSAEFDHLKRDDEVLAYLPMAWVGDFIFSIGQAYWKGFCVNCPESAETLQTDLKEIGPTYYFAPPRVFETLLTRIMIRMEDASPLKKRMFDRYMAHARKVGPRILDGKSVGPLDRLRYRLGEVLVYGPLKDSMGFSKVRVGYTAGEAIGPEIFDFYRSLGINLKQLYGQTEASVFITVQPDGEVRSDTVGVPAPGVEIRIAENGEVFYRSPGTFVEYYKNPESTASTKDPEGWVATGDAGFFEEATGHLRIIDRAKDVGQMASGALFAPKYVENKLKFYPNILEAVVFGAGRDRCCAFINIDLSAVGNWAERNNIAYASYQELAQHPQVIETVRAHVEEVNASVAEDEMLSGCQIHRFLILHKELDADDGEMTRTRKVKRKIISEKYDDLVTALYDGSDSIYTETEVTYEDGRKGRIKATLKVVDAKVVPVTPKAMAAE
- a CDS encoding PAS-domain containing protein, whose translation is MTTRADTAAFTLAGLNLIQQALSIFDRDLRLVLINRPMQAMFDLPDTLCAPGTTFEAVIRHLATSGEYGPIDDLETFIEARVTLARTFEPHYMERQRANGRTISVEGAPLPQGGWVTVYTDITAIRQQEELLRSRSESLSEEVLQRSEELARTNRQLAATITALEETRRQLMETEARTRTTTEMMPAHIARVDATGRYTFSNNRLADVMPGRPASIVGLHISDTLGPEAYARVQPHLDAAFSGRASTFEFSDEASSRRIRAAFTPDPLEPGVYILSQDVTEETQARAALQQTRRREIAAQLTSGLAHDFSNLLTIILGQQAKLARLDLPGEAPACVTATLQAARRGGTLLERIADITSPRTWQPKPMRLSPFLDDLANLADPTLPAGLTLTMEDHTTAPLMADPGLLQDALLNLVLNARDACAGRAEARITIAAHELQGTWLEIAVTDTGPGFSAEALDHGAAPFFTTKGGEGSGLGLAMVYDMAKLAGGALRLSNTGTGARVILRLPLRHALSLPASGLVLLVEDSPDLRAPIRDMLTGLGYAVAEASSVPEALALAETLEVALILSDITLEGSEPGHTLADRLPQVPLRLMTSLPPGDPRHRAARARAPVIAKPFTAETLANALREGERTP